From a single Oceanobacillus kimchii X50 genomic region:
- a CDS encoding adhesive domain-containing protein → MRKKIDYKKKLNRKNMQSRNQKKMIFATTSALVLSGTLPAYSINANPLVDPEAPVSDEVSLFALADISILQNASLVSNNGEQQIKNEAGNYDIDLTFTGTGVADLSLADDKVVVFTLPEELEGTVVGDSTVTINAQLTAITPGDVPGVSPLVSALGTAVEALSNIPVPGLDLDPLNTAFEAVNSTQDLGSYETTVDGIVSEDGKSITVDFSEGLGEFTRSAFSGLFDPLRDAVNEVEYTGSIPGVGAAIEAVQNAANPLFDLVDEIANGSSDVLTNALDAGLLGETSFQLETEISDPGVSEATVSAGAVNDPVIGADILSQIRDEGTETTLLFEDDSDADADADADADADADADADADADADADADADADADADADADADADADADADADADADADADADADADADADADADADADADADADADADADADADADADADADADADADADADADADADADADLDHLIIDRIDPIYNGATSITGEGNAGSMVYAVVNGEVIGYAFVSNNGEFTIGLDESVTSGDVVELYQVDENGNKGESTFKQVVSTNNSPNPNTGSNNTDSNNNSNTNNDQTLPDTAAGVGTLGAIGLGSILAGALARLAGFFRRK, encoded by the coding sequence TTGAGAAAAAAAATAGATTACAAGAAGAAACTAAATAGAAAGAATATGCAGTCAAGAAACCAAAAAAAGATGATATTTGCAACAACATCTGCTCTAGTACTGTCTGGGACTTTACCAGCTTATAGTATTAATGCAAATCCTTTAGTCGATCCAGAAGCGCCTGTATCGGACGAGGTATCTTTGTTTGCATTAGCTGATATAAGTATCTTACAAAATGCTTCCCTTGTTTCCAATAACGGGGAACAACAAATCAAAAATGAAGCAGGAAATTATGACATAGATTTAACTTTTACTGGTACTGGTGTTGCAGATTTAAGTCTTGCTGATGATAAGGTAGTTGTATTTACATTGCCAGAAGAATTAGAAGGTACAGTAGTTGGTGATAGCACTGTGACAATTAATGCTCAGTTAACTGCAATTACTCCAGGTGATGTACCTGGTGTGAGTCCATTAGTTAGTGCTCTAGGTACTGCTGTAGAAGCACTCTCAAATATTCCGGTACCTGGTTTGGATTTAGATCCATTAAATACAGCATTTGAAGCAGTGAATAGTACGCAAGATTTGGGTTCTTATGAAACAACAGTGGATGGAATTGTATCTGAAGATGGAAAGTCCATCACAGTTGATTTCTCTGAGGGATTAGGCGAATTTACTAGATCAGCATTTTCCGGCCTCTTTGACCCATTAAGAGATGCAGTGAATGAAGTTGAATATACTGGTTCTATACCAGGGGTGGGTGCGGCAATTGAAGCTGTACAAAATGCAGCTAACCCTTTATTTGACCTAGTTGATGAAATTGCTAATGGATCTAGTGATGTACTTACAAATGCTTTAGATGCAGGGTTATTAGGAGAAACCAGTTTTCAGTTAGAAACGGAAATTTCCGACCCAGGTGTTAGTGAAGCTACTGTTAGCGCAGGTGCAGTCAATGACCCAGTAATTGGTGCAGATATACTTAGTCAAATAAGAGACGAAGGAACGGAAACAACATTATTATTTGAGGATGATAGTGATGCCGACGCCGATGCGGATGCGGATGCGGATGCCGACGCTGACGCGGATGCTGACGCCGATGCAGATGCAGATGCTGACGCCGATGCAGATGCTGACGCCGATGCTGACGCGGATGCAGATGCAGATGCTGACGCCGATGCTGACGCGGATGCCGACGCCGACGCCGATGCTGACGCGGATGCAGATGCAGATGCTGACGCGGATGCTGACGCCGACGCCGACGCCGATGCAGATGCCGATGCGGATGCTGACGCGGATGCCGACGCCGATGCAGATGCTGACGCGGATGCAGATGCGGATGCAGATGCCGATGCGGATGCGGATGCTGACGCGGATGCCGATGCTGACGCGGATGCCGACGCCGATTTAGATCACCTAATTATTGATCGTATCGATCCAATTTATAATGGAGCAACAAGCATCACCGGTGAAGGGAATGCAGGATCTATGGTTTATGCAGTAGTGAATGGTGAAGTGATTGGTTATGCTTTTGTATCGAATAATGGTGAGTTTACGATTGGTCTAGATGAATCAGTAACTTCAGGAGATGTTGTCGAATTGTATCAAGTGGATGAGAACGGAAATAAAGGAGAATCAACGTTTAAACAAGTGGTAAGTACAAATAATTCACCTAATCCAAATACTGGTTCCAATAACACAGACTCTAATAACAATTCAAACACAAACAATGACCAGACGTTACCAGATACAGCAGCTGGAGTTGGTACATTAGGAGCAATCGGATTGGGATCGATTCTTGCTGGAGCATTAGCAAGGTTAGCAGGGTTCTTCCGCCGTAAATAA
- a CDS encoding AbrB/MazE/SpoVT family DNA-binding domain-containing protein: MYRKIDSLGRIVLPREILNILHINSTEKVNLSLEEDHIVLRKNNGNLQCMITGEISDDNIILGDGEVVLSKKAALSLVSELENIVRK; this comes from the coding sequence ATGTACAGAAAGATAGATTCTTTAGGAAGAATTGTACTTCCAAGAGAAATACTTAATATTCTTCATATTAATTCTACCGAGAAAGTGAATTTGTCTTTAGAAGAAGATCATATTGTTCTAAGAAAAAATAATGGAAATCTACAGTGTATGATAACTGGTGAAATATCTGACGATAATATCATTCTTGGTGACGGAGAGGTGGTGTTATCCAAAAAAGCAGCTCTGAGCTTAGTTTCCGAGCTAGAAAACATTGTTAGAAAATAA
- a CDS encoding MerR family transcriptional regulator: MFLSIKEAAEEVSIPPSTIRYYDSQGLLPSIKRDKNGSRQFEESDLFWLEMIGSMRDTGMSINKLRKVAQLRTRGTSTVEERKKLFKEHKEKLLKERENIDYALHKLSRKMELLEQM, from the coding sequence ATGTTTTTATCTATTAAAGAGGCTGCAGAAGAAGTATCCATTCCTCCATCCACCATTCGATATTATGATTCCCAAGGTTTACTACCTTCTATTAAAAGAGATAAAAATGGAAGTCGACAATTTGAAGAAAGTGACCTATTCTGGTTAGAAATGATAGGCAGTATGCGTGATACAGGTATGTCAATCAACAAACTACGGAAAGTAGCACAATTACGCACGAGGGGAACATCGACGGTAGAAGAAAGAAAAAAGCTATTTAAAGAACATAAAGAAAAATTACTAAAAGAAAGAGAAAATATAGATTATGCACTTCATAAATTATCTAGAAAAATGGAACTTTTAGAGCAAATGTAA